In Streptomyces chartreusis NRRL 3882, the following are encoded in one genomic region:
- the rpoZ gene encoding DNA-directed RNA polymerase subunit omega, translating to MSSSISAPEGIINPPIDELLEATDSKYSLVIYAAKRARQINAYYSQLGEGLLEYVGPLVDTHVHEKPLSIALREINAGLLTSEAVEGPAQ from the coding sequence GTGTCCTCTTCCATCTCCGCGCCCGAGGGCATCATCAACCCGCCGATCGACGAGCTCCTCGAGGCCACCGACTCGAAGTACAGCCTCGTGATCTACGCGGCCAAGCGGGCCCGCCAGATCAACGCGTACTACTCGCAGCTCGGCGAGGGTCTCCTCGAGTACGTCGGTCCTCTCGTCGACACCCACGTCCACGAGAAGCCGCTCTCGATCGCCCTTCGCGAGATCAACGCGGGGCTGCTGACGTCCGAGGCCGTCGAGGGCCCGGCGCAGTAA
- the coaBC gene encoding bifunctional phosphopantothenoylcysteine decarboxylase/phosphopantothenate--cysteine ligase CoaBC: protein MDKPKVVLGVSGGIAAYKACELLRRLTESGHDVRVVPTASALHFVGAATWSALSGNPVSTEVWDDVHEVPHVRIGQHADLVVVAPATADMLAKAAHGLADDLLTNTLLTARCPVVFAPAMHTEMWEHPATQENVATLRRRGALVIEPAVGRLTGVDTGKGRLPDPGEIFEVCRRVLARGVTEPDLKGRHVVISAGGTREPLDPVRFLGNRSSGKQGYALARTAAARGARVTLIAANSALPDPAGVDVVPVGTALQLREAVLEASADADAVVMAAAVADFRPAVYAAGKIKKKDDQEPEPITLVRNPDILAEVSAERARPGQVIVGFAAETDDVLANGRAKLKRKGCDLLVVNEVGESRTFGSEENEAVVLGADGSETAVPHGPKEALAETVWGLVVERLH from the coding sequence GTGGACAAACCGAAGGTCGTTCTGGGGGTCAGTGGCGGCATCGCCGCGTACAAGGCCTGTGAGCTGCTGCGGCGGTTGACGGAGTCGGGCCATGACGTGCGCGTCGTCCCCACCGCCTCCGCGCTGCACTTCGTCGGCGCCGCCACCTGGTCCGCGCTCTCCGGAAACCCGGTCTCCACCGAGGTGTGGGACGACGTGCACGAGGTCCCGCACGTCCGCATCGGACAGCACGCCGACCTGGTCGTCGTCGCCCCCGCCACCGCCGACATGCTCGCCAAGGCGGCCCACGGCCTCGCCGACGACCTCCTGACCAACACCCTCCTCACCGCCCGCTGCCCGGTCGTCTTCGCCCCCGCCATGCACACGGAGATGTGGGAGCACCCGGCCACCCAGGAGAACGTGGCGACGCTGCGCCGCCGCGGCGCCCTGGTCATCGAACCGGCCGTGGGCCGCCTCACCGGCGTCGACACCGGCAAGGGCCGGCTCCCCGACCCGGGCGAGATCTTCGAGGTCTGCCGCCGGGTGCTGGCCCGGGGCGTGACCGAGCCCGACCTGAAGGGCCGGCACGTGGTGATCAGCGCCGGCGGCACCCGCGAGCCCCTGGACCCCGTCCGCTTCCTCGGCAACCGCTCCTCAGGCAAGCAGGGCTACGCCCTCGCCCGCACCGCGGCCGCCCGCGGCGCCCGCGTCACGCTGATCGCGGCCAACAGCGCCCTGCCCGACCCGGCCGGCGTGGACGTCGTCCCCGTGGGCACCGCCCTGCAGCTGCGGGAGGCGGTGCTGGAGGCCTCCGCAGACGCCGACGCGGTGGTCATGGCCGCGGCGGTGGCGGACTTCCGCCCGGCGGTGTACGCGGCCGGGAAGATCAAGAAGAAGGACGACCAGGAGCCGGAGCCGATCACGCTGGTGCGGAATCCGGACATCCTCGCGGAGGTCTCCGCCGAGCGCGCCCGCCCCGGCCAGGTGATCGTCGGCTTCGCGGCGGAGACCGACGACGTGCTCGCCAACGGCCGCGCGAAACTGAAGCGCAAGGGCTGTGATCTGCTGGTGGTGAACGAGGTCGGGGAGAGCAGAACCTTCGGTTCCGAGGAGAACGAGGCCGTCGTCCTCGGCGCCGACGGCAGCGAGACCGCGGTGCCGCACGGACCCAAGGAAGCCCTGGCCGAAACCGTATGGGGCCTGGTGGTCGAGCGCCTTCACTGA
- the metK gene encoding methionine adenosyltransferase, producing MSRRLFTSESVTEGHPDKIADQISDTILDALLREDPTSRVAVETLITTGLVHVAGEVTTKTYADIATLVRNKILEIGYDSSKKGFDGASCGVSVSIGAQSPDIAQGVDTAYESRVEGDEDELDKQGAGDQGLMFGYATDETPTLMPLPIFLAHRLSKRLSDVRKNGTIPYLRPDGKTQVTIEYDGDKAVRLDTVVVSSQHASDIDLDSLLAPDIKEFVVDPELKALLDEGIKLDTENYRLLVNPTGRFEIGGPMGDAGLTGRKIIIDTYGGMARHGGGAFSGKDPSKVDRSAAYAMRWVAKNVVAAGLATRCEVQVAYAIGKAEPVGLFVETFGTAKVDTEKIEKAIDEVFDLRPAAIIRDLDLLRPIYSQTAAYGHFGRELPEFTWERTDRVDALRKAVGL from the coding sequence GTGTCCCGTCGCCTGTTCACCTCGGAGTCCGTGACCGAGGGTCACCCCGACAAGATCGCTGACCAGATCAGCGACACCATTCTCGACGCGCTGCTCCGCGAGGACCCGACCTCCCGGGTCGCCGTCGAGACCTTGATCACGACCGGCCTGGTGCACGTGGCCGGCGAGGTCACCACCAAGACGTACGCGGACATCGCGACGCTGGTCCGGAACAAGATCCTCGAAATCGGCTACGACTCCTCGAAGAAGGGCTTCGACGGCGCCTCCTGCGGCGTCTCGGTGTCGATCGGCGCGCAGTCCCCGGACATCGCCCAGGGCGTGGACACGGCTTACGAGTCCCGTGTCGAGGGCGACGAGGACGAGCTCGACAAGCAGGGCGCGGGCGACCAGGGCCTGATGTTCGGCTACGCGACGGACGAGACGCCGACGCTCATGCCGCTGCCGATCTTCCTGGCCCACCGCCTGTCGAAGCGCCTGTCCGACGTGCGCAAGAACGGCACGATCCCCTACCTGCGCCCGGACGGCAAGACGCAGGTCACCATCGAGTACGACGGCGACAAGGCGGTCCGCCTGGACACCGTCGTCGTCTCCTCGCAGCACGCCTCCGACATCGACCTGGACTCGCTCCTGGCTCCGGACATCAAGGAGTTCGTCGTCGACCCGGAGCTCAAGGCGCTGCTCGACGAGGGCATCAAGCTGGACACGGAGAACTACCGCCTCCTGGTCAACCCCACCGGCCGCTTCGAGATCGGCGGCCCGATGGGTGACGCCGGCCTGACCGGCCGCAAGATCATCATCGACACCTACGGCGGCATGGCCCGCCACGGCGGCGGCGCCTTCTCCGGCAAGGACCCGTCCAAGGTCGACCGCTCCGCGGCGTACGCCATGCGCTGGGTCGCCAAGAACGTGGTCGCCGCGGGTCTCGCCACCCGCTGCGAGGTCCAGGTGGCCTACGCCATCGGCAAGGCCGAGCCGGTCGGTCTGTTCGTCGAGACCTTCGGCACCGCCAAGGTCGACACGGAGAAGATCGAGAAGGCGATCGACGAGGTCTTCGACCTCCGTCCGGCCGCCATCATCCGCGACCTCGACCTGCTCCGCCCGATCTACTCCCAGACGGCGGCGTACGGCCACTTCGGCCGGGAGCTTCCCGAGTTCACCTGGGAGCGGACGGACCGCGTGGACGCGCTGCGCAAGGCCGTGGGCCTGTAA
- a CDS encoding primosomal protein N' gives MSSENEQAGGGAEGAPPEQLALIRESVRKARTPRAKPRTWRGAALAKDLPVARVLVDKGVLHLDRYFDYAVPEELDEQAQPGVRVRVRFGAGRHRVRDGRREGGGLIDGFLVERLAESDYSGPLAALAQVVSPERVLSEELVGLARAVADRYAGSLADVLQLAVPPRSARAEQRPSPAPLPPPPAPVAGSWQRYEQGGAFLESLASGGAPRAVWNALPGPQWSEELARAVGATLASGRGALAVLPDGRAVARVDAALTALLGKGRHAVLTADAGPEKRYAQWLAVRRGSVRAVIGTRAAMFAPVQDLGLVAIWDDGDDSHSEQHAPQPHAREVLLLRAAQDKCGFLLGSWGCTVEAAQLVESGWARPLVAGREQVRATAPLVRTVGDGDLARDEAARAARLPTLAWQVVREGLRHGPVLVQVPRRGYVPRMACANCRAPARCRHCSGPLETRDGGALCCGWCGREENGWHCPECGAFRLRASVVGARRTAEELGRAFPAVPVRTSGREHVLDTVPGAPALVVSTPGAEPVAEGGYAAALLLDGWAMLGRPDLRAGEDALRRWIAAGSLVRPQPVGGTVVVVAEPTLRPVQALVRWDPVGHAVRELAERAELGFPPVSRMAAVSGPAEAVAEFLRAAELPPEAEVLGPVPLPVPAAGRPRRAGAPPPGEQWERALVRVPPGKGAALAAALKAAQAARTARGSAEPVWVRIDPADIG, from the coding sequence GTGAGCAGCGAGAACGAACAGGCGGGCGGCGGCGCGGAGGGCGCGCCGCCCGAGCAGCTCGCGCTCATCCGGGAGAGTGTGCGGAAGGCCAGGACGCCTCGGGCCAAGCCGCGGACCTGGCGGGGGGCCGCGCTCGCCAAGGACCTGCCCGTCGCCCGGGTGCTCGTCGACAAGGGTGTGCTCCATCTCGACCGGTACTTCGACTACGCCGTGCCCGAGGAACTGGACGAGCAGGCCCAGCCCGGCGTGCGGGTGCGGGTGCGGTTCGGGGCCGGGCGGCACCGGGTGCGGGACGGGCGGCGCGAGGGCGGCGGGCTGATCGACGGGTTCCTCGTCGAGCGGCTGGCCGAGTCCGACTACTCCGGGCCGCTGGCCGCCCTCGCCCAGGTCGTGTCGCCCGAGCGGGTGCTCAGTGAGGAACTGGTCGGGCTGGCCCGTGCGGTCGCCGACCGGTACGCAGGCAGCCTCGCCGACGTCCTGCAACTCGCGGTGCCGCCGCGCAGCGCACGGGCCGAGCAGCGCCCCTCGCCCGCACCGCTGCCACCGCCCCCGGCGCCCGTGGCGGGCTCCTGGCAGCGGTACGAGCAGGGAGGGGCCTTCCTGGAGTCGCTCGCCTCCGGCGGCGCGCCCCGGGCCGTGTGGAACGCGCTGCCCGGCCCGCAGTGGAGCGAGGAGCTGGCCCGGGCCGTCGGGGCGACGCTGGCCTCCGGTCGCGGTGCGCTCGCCGTCCTGCCCGACGGGCGGGCGGTCGCGCGGGTGGACGCCGCCTTGACGGCCCTGCTGGGGAAGGGGCGGCACGCGGTGCTCACCGCCGACGCGGGACCCGAGAAGCGGTACGCGCAGTGGCTCGCGGTCCGGCGGGGCTCCGTGCGGGCCGTGATCGGGACCCGGGCCGCGATGTTCGCACCGGTCCAGGACCTCGGGCTGGTCGCCATCTGGGACGACGGGGACGACAGCCACAGCGAGCAGCACGCCCCGCAGCCCCATGCGCGTGAGGTGCTGCTGCTGCGGGCCGCCCAGGACAAGTGCGGCTTCCTGCTGGGCAGTTGGGGCTGCACGGTGGAGGCCGCGCAGCTCGTCGAGAGCGGGTGGGCCCGTCCGCTGGTCGCCGGGCGTGAGCAGGTGCGGGCCACCGCTCCGCTCGTCCGCACCGTCGGCGACGGGGACCTCGCGCGGGACGAGGCCGCCCGGGCCGCCCGGCTGCCGACCCTCGCCTGGCAGGTCGTCAGGGAGGGCCTGCGGCACGGTCCGGTGCTGGTGCAGGTGCCCCGGCGGGGATACGTACCGCGCATGGCGTGCGCCAACTGCCGGGCGCCCGCGCGGTGCCGGCACTGCTCCGGGCCGCTGGAAACGCGGGACGGCGGCGCGCTGTGCTGCGGGTGGTGCGGCCGTGAGGAGAACGGCTGGCACTGCCCGGAGTGCGGTGCGTTCCGGCTGCGCGCCTCGGTGGTGGGCGCGCGGCGGACCGCCGAGGAACTCGGACGGGCCTTCCCCGCCGTTCCGGTGCGGACCTCGGGTCGTGAACACGTGCTCGACACGGTGCCGGGGGCGCCTGCGCTGGTGGTGAGTACGCCGGGGGCCGAGCCCGTCGCCGAGGGCGGATACGCGGCGGCGCTGCTGCTCGACGGGTGGGCGATGCTCGGGCGGCCCGATCTGCGGGCCGGTGAGGACGCGTTGCGGCGGTGGATCGCGGCCGGGTCGCTCGTCCGGCCGCAGCCGGTCGGCGGCACAGTGGTGGTCGTGGCCGAGCCGACGCTGCGGCCGGTCCAGGCGCTCGTACGGTGGGACCCCGTCGGTCACGCGGTGCGGGAACTCGCCGAGCGGGCCGAGCTGGGGTTTCCGCCGGTGTCGCGGATGGCGGCCGTGTCGGGGCCGGCGGAGGCGGTGGCCGAGTTTCTCCGTGCGGCCGAACTGCCGCCGGAGGCCGAGGTGCTGGGGCCGGTGCCATTGCCCGTCCCGGCCGCGGGGCGACCGCGGCGGGCGGGGGCGCCGCCGCCCGGGGAGCAGTGGGAGCGGGCGTTGGTCCGGGTGCCGCCGGGCAAGGGGGCGGCACTGGCCGCCGCGCTGAAGGCCGCGCAGGCCGCGCGGACGGCCCGGGGGAGTGCGGAGCCTGTCTGGGTGCGGATCGATCCGGCTGACATCGGGTGA
- the fmt gene encoding methionyl-tRNA formyltransferase, producing the protein MKLVFAGTPEVAVPALDALLASERHEVAAVVTRPDAPAGRGRRLVASPVAERAEEAGIEVLKPAKPKDPEFLERLREIGPDCCPVVAYGALLPRVALDVPAHGWVNLHFSLLPAWRGAAPVQHAIMAGDEITGASTFLIEEGLDSGPVYGTVTEEIRPTDTSGDLLTRLAFAGAGLLAATMDGIEDGTLKAVPQPAEGVSLAPKVNVEDAHIDWSAPALRVDRMVRGCTPAPGAWTTFRGERLKLIQVTPAPDRTDLAPGQISAGKNNVYVGTGSYAVELLWVQAQGKKPMRAADWARGVRITEGERLGG; encoded by the coding sequence ATGAAGCTCGTCTTCGCCGGTACACCCGAGGTCGCCGTTCCCGCTCTGGACGCTCTTCTCGCCTCTGAGCGGCACGAGGTGGCCGCTGTCGTCACGCGGCCCGACGCGCCGGCCGGGCGTGGGCGCAGGCTCGTCGCGTCGCCCGTCGCCGAGCGGGCGGAGGAGGCCGGAATCGAGGTGCTGAAGCCCGCGAAGCCGAAGGACCCCGAGTTCCTGGAGCGGCTGCGGGAGATCGGGCCGGACTGCTGTCCCGTCGTCGCCTACGGCGCGCTGCTGCCCCGGGTCGCCCTCGACGTCCCCGCGCACGGCTGGGTCAATCTGCACTTCTCCCTGCTGCCGGCCTGGCGCGGCGCCGCGCCCGTGCAGCACGCCATCATGGCCGGGGACGAGATCACCGGGGCTTCCACCTTCCTGATCGAGGAGGGCCTCGACTCCGGGCCGGTGTACGGGACGGTCACCGAGGAGATCCGGCCCACCGACACCAGCGGGGACCTGCTGACGCGGCTGGCCTTCGCCGGTGCCGGGCTGCTCGCGGCGACCATGGACGGGATCGAGGACGGCACGCTGAAGGCCGTACCGCAGCCGGCCGAAGGGGTCAGCCTGGCCCCGAAGGTCAACGTCGAGGACGCCCACATCGACTGGAGCGCGCCCGCGCTGCGCGTCGACCGGATGGTGCGGGGCTGCACCCCGGCTCCCGGCGCCTGGACCACGTTCCGCGGTGAGCGGCTCAAGCTCATCCAGGTCACCCCCGCGCCGGACCGGACGGATCTCGCCCCGGGGCAGATCTCCGCCGGCAAGAACAACGTGTACGTCGGCACCGGCTCGTACGCCGTCGAGCTGCTCTGGGTGCAGGCCCAGGGCAAGAAGCCGATGCGGGCGGCGGACTGGGCCCGCGGGGTGCGGATCACCGAGGGCGAGCGGCTCGGGGGCTGA
- a CDS encoding RsmB/NOP family class I SAM-dependent RNA methyltransferase — protein sequence MSDQPRRPRTSGKPYRRPKKDPVRILAFEALRAVDERDAYANLVLPPLLRKAREKEGPEKFDARDAALATELVYGTLRRQGTYDAVLSACVDRPLGEVDPPVLDVLSLGAHQLLGTRIPTHAAVSATVELARVVLGDGRAKFVNAVLRKVAQHDLDGWLERVAPPYDEDPEDHLAVVHSHPRWVVSALWDSLGGGRAGIEDLLRADNERPEVTLVARPGRATAEELLEEDAAVPGHWSPYAVRLTEGGEPGAVAAVRDGRAGVQDEGSQLVALALAAAPLDGPDRRWLDGCAGPGGKAALLGALAAQRGALLVASEKQTHRAGLVAKALDGNPGPYQVIAADGTRPAWRPGSFDRVLVDVPCTGLGALRRRPEARWRRRPEDLEGFAPLQRGLLRTALESVRVGGVVGYATCSPHLAETRAVVADVLKQYPDTDLLDARPLLPGVPDLGEGPDVQLWPHLHGTDAMYLALIRRTG from the coding sequence GTGAGCGACCAGCCCCGTCGGCCCCGTACGTCCGGCAAGCCCTACCGGCGGCCCAAGAAGGACCCCGTCCGCATCCTCGCCTTCGAGGCGCTGAGGGCCGTGGACGAGCGGGACGCCTACGCCAACCTCGTTCTGCCGCCCCTGTTGCGCAAGGCGCGGGAGAAGGAGGGACCCGAGAAGTTCGACGCCCGGGACGCGGCGCTCGCCACCGAGCTGGTGTACGGCACGCTGCGGCGGCAGGGGACGTACGACGCGGTCCTCTCGGCCTGCGTGGACCGGCCGCTGGGGGAGGTCGACCCGCCGGTGCTGGACGTGCTGAGCCTCGGCGCGCACCAGCTGCTCGGGACACGGATCCCGACGCACGCGGCGGTGTCGGCCACCGTCGAGCTCGCGCGGGTCGTGCTCGGCGACGGGCGGGCCAAGTTCGTCAACGCCGTGCTGCGGAAGGTCGCGCAGCACGACCTGGACGGCTGGCTGGAGCGGGTCGCGCCGCCCTATGACGAGGACCCCGAGGACCACCTCGCCGTCGTCCACTCGCACCCGCGGTGGGTCGTGTCGGCGCTGTGGGACTCCCTCGGCGGCGGCCGCGCCGGTATCGAGGACCTGCTGCGCGCCGACAACGAGCGGCCCGAGGTGACCCTGGTCGCGCGCCCCGGGCGGGCCACCGCCGAGGAACTGCTCGAAGAGGACGCAGCCGTGCCGGGGCACTGGTCGCCGTACGCCGTGCGGCTGACCGAGGGCGGTGAGCCGGGCGCAGTCGCGGCCGTACGGGACGGACGCGCGGGCGTGCAGGACGAGGGCAGCCAGCTCGTGGCGCTCGCCCTCGCGGCCGCGCCCCTGGACGGGCCGGACCGGCGGTGGCTGGACGGGTGTGCGGGGCCCGGCGGCAAGGCCGCGCTGCTCGGCGCCCTCGCGGCCCAGCGGGGCGCGCTGCTCGTCGCCTCCGAGAAGCAGACCCACCGCGCCGGGCTCGTGGCCAAGGCGCTGGACGGGAACCCCGGGCCCTACCAGGTGATCGCCGCCGACGGGACGCGACCGGCGTGGCGGCCCGGCAGCTTCGACCGCGTGCTGGTCGACGTGCCGTGCACCGGGCTCGGTGCCCTGCGGCGCCGCCCCGAGGCGCGCTGGCGGCGCCGGCCGGAGGACCTGGAGGGGTTCGCGCCGTTGCAGCGCGGCCTGCTGCGCACCGCCCTGGAGTCGGTGCGGGTCGGCGGAGTCGTGGGCTACGCGACCTGCTCGCCGCACCTCGCCGAGACCAGGGCCGTGGTCGCCGACGTCCTCAAGCAGTACCCGGACACCGACCTCCTCGACGCCCGGCCGCTGCTGCCCGGCGTACCGGACCTCGGCGAAGGGCCCGACGTGCAGCTGTGGCCGCACCTGCACGGGACCGACGCGATGTACCTGGCGCTCATCCGCCGGACCGGCTGA
- a CDS encoding MMPL family transporter → MPSGGCGHRSRGAEGVAVKQGVAHLVCGRRAKWLVLVLWVAVLFVTAPLAMKLTDAQDNDASSWLPGSAESTQVLEISKDFRPEQVPAVVIYARESGLTVQDRAEIAEDARQLKELRDHGIRGAETRGPVFDRQADPRAAQILVPITMDEKGWERISPAVDSIRDDVGGGGAGLAVHITGPGGTAADFAEAFEGIDSTLLFAAMTVVIVMLLITYRSPTLLLVPLVSVVCALFASQALIYLLAEHAGLTVNGQSAGILTVLVFGAGTDYALLLVARYREELRRHEDRHEAMAQALHRAGPAVLASGATVVLSLLVLLVAEMNSTSGLGPVAAIGVAVALLAMMTLFPALLVIVGRWIFWPVIPHFGTADPTERGVWARAGRRIGRRPRMVWGVTVAVLAVCSLGLIQLRADGIGNADAFTGKPDSIVGQEVSARYFPAGSGNPLVIVSNQAQARQVGRAVAATPGVVPESLGLPPGTKPSFQGRVLFEATMTAPADSDAAKQTVQRVRDAVHAVPDADARVGGGTAGLVDMDEAITHDNVLVIPLVLAVVLLILCALLRALIAPLLLIGTVILSFAAALGISALAFRYVFDYAGEATDFPLFVFVFLVALGIDYNIFLTTRIREEAVRQGTGPGVVTGLAATGAVITSAGLVLAGTFAALGTLPMVAFAEIGFAVALGVLIDTFVVRSVLVTSLFLDVGPKVWWPHRLAGEDGGAAARESVEAGVSRSGG, encoded by the coding sequence ATGCCCTCCGGGGGTTGTGGGCATCGGTCCCGGGGCGCAGAGGGGGTCGCCGTGAAACAGGGCGTCGCACATCTCGTCTGCGGGCGGCGGGCCAAGTGGCTGGTGCTGGTGTTGTGGGTGGCGGTGCTGTTCGTGACGGCACCACTGGCGATGAAGCTCACCGACGCCCAGGACAACGACGCGTCGTCCTGGCTGCCGGGGTCCGCGGAGTCGACGCAGGTGCTGGAGATCTCCAAGGACTTCCGGCCGGAGCAGGTCCCGGCGGTGGTGATCTACGCCCGGGAGAGCGGGCTGACGGTCCAGGACCGGGCGGAGATCGCCGAGGACGCGCGGCAGCTCAAGGAGCTGCGTGACCATGGCATCCGGGGTGCGGAGACCCGGGGGCCGGTCTTCGACCGGCAGGCCGACCCGCGGGCGGCGCAGATCCTCGTGCCGATCACGATGGACGAGAAGGGCTGGGAGCGGATCTCGCCCGCCGTCGACTCCATCCGGGACGACGTCGGCGGGGGCGGCGCCGGGCTTGCCGTGCACATCACGGGTCCGGGCGGCACGGCGGCGGACTTCGCGGAGGCCTTCGAGGGCATCGACTCGACGCTGCTGTTCGCGGCGATGACCGTCGTCATCGTCATGCTGCTCATCACCTACCGCAGCCCGACCCTGCTGCTGGTCCCCCTGGTCTCCGTGGTCTGTGCGCTGTTCGCCTCCCAGGCGCTGATCTACCTGCTGGCCGAGCACGCGGGCCTGACGGTCAACGGCCAGAGCGCCGGCATCCTGACGGTGCTGGTCTTCGGGGCGGGGACGGACTACGCCTTGTTGCTGGTCGCCCGCTACCGGGAGGAGCTGCGCCGGCACGAGGACCGGCACGAGGCGATGGCCCAGGCGCTGCACCGGGCGGGCCCCGCGGTGCTCGCCTCCGGCGCGACGGTCGTGCTGAGCCTGCTGGTGCTGCTGGTCGCCGAGATGAACTCGACCAGCGGCCTGGGACCGGTGGCCGCGATCGGTGTCGCCGTCGCCCTGCTCGCGATGATGACGCTCTTCCCGGCCCTGCTGGTGATCGTCGGCCGGTGGATCTTCTGGCCGGTGATCCCGCACTTCGGTACGGCCGATCCGACCGAGCGGGGCGTGTGGGCCCGCGCCGGCCGCCGTATCGGCCGCCGTCCCCGGATGGTGTGGGGCGTCACGGTGGCGGTGCTGGCGGTCTGCTCGCTCGGCCTGATCCAGCTGCGCGCCGACGGCATCGGGAACGCGGACGCGTTCACCGGGAAACCGGACTCGATCGTCGGCCAGGAGGTTTCCGCACGCTATTTCCCGGCCGGGAGCGGCAATCCGCTCGTCATCGTCAGCAACCAGGCGCAGGCCCGGCAGGTGGGCCGCGCGGTCGCCGCCACGCCGGGCGTGGTCCCGGAGTCGCTGGGCCTGCCACCGGGCACGAAGCCGTCCTTCCAGGGCAGGGTCCTCTTCGAGGCCACGATGACCGCCCCGGCCGACAGCGACGCGGCGAAACAGACCGTGCAGCGGGTACGGGACGCCGTCCATGCGGTACCGGACGCCGATGCCCGGGTGGGCGGCGGTACGGCGGGCCTCGTGGACATGGACGAGGCGATCACCCATGACAACGTCCTGGTCATCCCGCTGGTGCTGGCGGTCGTCCTGCTGATCCTGTGCGCCCTGCTACGGGCCCTGATCGCGCCGCTGCTGCTGATCGGGACGGTGATCCTGTCGTTCGCGGCGGCCCTCGGCATCAGCGCGCTCGCGTTCCGGTACGTCTTCGACTACGCGGGCGAGGCGACCGACTTCCCGCTGTTCGTCTTCGTGTTCCTGGTCGCCCTGGGCATCGACTACAACATCTTCCTGACCACCCGCATCCGCGAGGAGGCGGTCCGCCAGGGCACCGGACCGGGCGTGGTCACGGGGCTCGCCGCCACCGGCGCGGTCATCACCTCCGCCGGCCTGGTCCTGGCCGGTACCTTCGCCGCGCTCGGCACCCTCCCCATGGTCGCCTTCGCCGAGATCGGCTTCGCGGTCGCCCTCGGTGTCCTCATCGACACGTTCGTCGTGCGCTCGGTCCTGGTGACGTCGCTGTTCCTGGACGTGGGGCCGAAGGTGTGGTGGCCGCACCGGCTGGCCGGGGAGGACGGCGGTGCGGCGGCCCGGGAGAGCGTCGAAGCGGGGGTCAGCCGGTCCGGCGGATGA